Proteins from a single region of Flavobacterium sp. YJ01:
- a CDS encoding CusA/CzcA family heavy metal efflux RND transporter — protein MLDKIIQFSIKNKFIILLFTLVLIAVGSYSLKKLPLDALPDITNNQVQIITTAPTLASQEVEQLITYPLEQAVKTVPEVIELRSISRFGLSVVTVVFEDDVDIYWAREQIFQRLKQAEENIPEYVGSPELAPISTGLGEIYQYDVYAKKGYENKYSAVDLRTIQDWIIIPQLQGIKGVADVSSWGGKLKQYEIAVNPNTLNSLGVTITEIFDALEKNNQNTGGAYIEKDQYAYFIRGVGMAKGTKDLGNVVVKNRNGSPVLVRDVAEVREGVALRYGASTKDGKGEIVSGLVLMLKGENSKAVVDRIHEKMIQINKSLPEGVVAEAFIDRGKLVDNAIGTVTKNLLEGALIVIFVLILFLGNLRAGLIVASVIPLAMLFAIILMNLFGVSGNLMSLGAIDFGIIVDGAVIIVEATMHHLQKFKNKKELSQEEMDAEVYNSASKIRNSAAFGEIIILIVYLPILALIGTEGKMFKPMAMTVGFAIIGAFILSLTYVPMMSALFLSKKTEHKENFSDRMILWLENLYMPLLKKALEFKKVVLAVAIGLFALSVIIFQNMGGEFIPTIEEGDLAMNATIMTGSSLTQTVETTTKYEQILKAKFPEIKTIVSKIGSGEIPTDPMPIESGDLIIVLKDKKEWSGKYRNWEDLANAMKEEMEVIPGVNIEISQPIQMRFNELMTGSRSDIAIKIFGDDLEILDAKATELISKIKSIEGVGDLKADKVTGLPQITIKYDYNKIALYGLNISDINQIIRSSFAGESAGKIYEESKRFDVVVRMNEDNRADITDVSNLFIPLPNGQQVPLSQVASVEYEQGPVQVIREDGKRRITVGLNVRGRDIQSVVEEIQQRLDKNYKLPSGYFITYGGQFENLIEASQRLLVALPVALGLILVLLYFTFNSIKQAVLIFTAIPLSAMGGVLALVLRGMPFSISAGIGFIALFGIAVLNGIVLISYFNQLKTEGISDPLQRVYIGTKTRLRPVLMTAAVASLGFLPMALSTSGGAEVQKPLATVVIGGLFSATLLTLIVLPILYLMLELGFNRKER, from the coding sequence ATGTTAGATAAAATCATACAATTTAGTATAAAGAATAAGTTCATTATACTATTATTTACTTTGGTATTAATTGCCGTAGGAAGTTATTCCTTAAAAAAACTGCCATTAGATGCACTTCCTGATATTACCAATAATCAGGTACAGATTATTACCACAGCTCCCACGCTTGCCAGTCAAGAAGTAGAGCAATTAATTACTTATCCGTTAGAACAAGCCGTAAAAACAGTTCCAGAAGTGATAGAACTTCGAAGTATTTCTCGTTTCGGATTATCGGTTGTAACCGTTGTTTTTGAAGATGATGTTGATATTTATTGGGCGCGAGAACAAATTTTTCAACGATTAAAACAAGCAGAAGAAAATATTCCCGAATACGTAGGATCGCCAGAATTGGCTCCGATTAGTACAGGTTTGGGCGAAATTTATCAATATGATGTTTATGCCAAAAAAGGTTATGAAAATAAATACAGCGCTGTTGATCTAAGAACAATTCAAGATTGGATTATTATTCCGCAATTGCAAGGAATTAAAGGTGTTGCTGATGTAAGTTCTTGGGGAGGAAAACTAAAGCAATATGAAATTGCTGTTAATCCAAACACCTTAAATAGTTTGGGAGTTACAATTACAGAAATCTTTGATGCTTTAGAAAAAAACAACCAAAATACGGGAGGAGCTTACATTGAAAAAGATCAATATGCCTATTTCATTCGAGGAGTCGGAATGGCAAAAGGAACGAAAGATTTAGGAAATGTTGTTGTTAAAAACAGAAATGGTTCGCCTGTTTTGGTTCGAGATGTAGCTGAGGTTCGAGAAGGTGTTGCGTTACGTTACGGCGCTTCTACAAAAGATGGAAAAGGTGAAATTGTTTCTGGTTTGGTTTTAATGCTTAAAGGCGAAAATTCAAAAGCCGTTGTCGATCGAATTCACGAAAAAATGATTCAAATTAATAAAAGTCTTCCAGAAGGCGTTGTTGCAGAAGCTTTTATCGATCGTGGAAAATTGGTTGATAATGCCATCGGAACGGTTACAAAAAACTTATTAGAAGGAGCTTTAATTGTCATTTTTGTACTAATTCTATTTTTAGGAAATCTTCGTGCAGGATTAATTGTGGCTTCTGTAATTCCGCTTGCAATGCTTTTTGCCATTATTTTGATGAATCTTTTTGGAGTAAGTGGAAATTTAATGAGTTTAGGCGCAATTGATTTCGGAATTATCGTAGACGGCGCCGTAATTATTGTAGAAGCGACGATGCATCATTTGCAGAAATTCAAAAACAAAAAAGAATTATCACAAGAAGAAATGGATGCTGAAGTCTATAATTCGGCTTCAAAGATTAGAAATAGTGCCGCTTTTGGTGAAATTATAATCTTAATAGTTTATCTGCCGATTTTAGCATTAATTGGCACCGAAGGGAAAATGTTCAAACCAATGGCAATGACAGTTGGTTTTGCGATTATTGGCGCTTTTATTTTGTCTTTAACTTATGTGCCAATGATGAGTGCTTTGTTTTTGTCTAAGAAAACAGAACACAAAGAAAACTTTAGCGACCGTATGATTTTATGGCTCGAAAACCTGTATATGCCTTTGCTGAAAAAAGCTTTAGAATTTAAAAAAGTTGTGCTTGCAGTCGCCATCGGATTATTCGCCTTGAGCGTTATCATTTTTCAAAATATGGGAGGCGAGTTTATTCCAACAATCGAAGAAGGAGATTTAGCAATGAATGCCACAATTATGACGGGAAGTTCGCTCACGCAAACCGTTGAAACGACTACAAAATACGAGCAGATTTTAAAAGCAAAATTTCCCGAAATAAAAACGATTGTAAGCAAAATTGGAAGCGGTGAAATTCCGACTGATCCAATGCCAATAGAGAGCGGCGATTTGATTATTGTTCTGAAAGATAAAAAAGAATGGTCAGGAAAGTATCGTAATTGGGAAGATTTGGCCAATGCAATGAAAGAAGAAATGGAAGTAATTCCTGGCGTTAATATAGAAATCTCGCAACCCATTCAGATGCGTTTTAACGAATTAATGACGGGAAGCCGTTCTGATATTGCCATCAAAATATTTGGAGATGATTTAGAAATTCTAGACGCAAAAGCAACTGAACTAATTTCGAAAATAAAAAGTATTGAAGGCGTTGGCGATTTGAAAGCCGATAAAGTAACAGGTTTGCCTCAAATTACCATAAAATACGATTACAACAAAATCGCTTTATATGGATTGAATATTTCTGACATTAATCAGATAATCCGTTCTTCATTTGCGGGAGAAAGTGCTGGAAAAATTTATGAAGAGAGTAAACGATTTGATGTTGTAGTTAGAATGAATGAAGATAATCGTGCCGATATTACCGATGTTAGCAATTTGTTTATTCCGCTTCCAAACGGGCAGCAAGTACCGCTTTCACAAGTTGCTTCGGTTGAATATGAGCAAGGTCCGGTGCAGGTTATTCGCGAAGACGGAAAAAGAAGAATTACAGTTGGATTAAACGTTCGCGGACGAGATATTCAAAGTGTTGTAGAAGAAATTCAACAGCGTTTAGATAAAAACTACAAATTGCCGTCAGGTTATTTTATCACTTACGGAGGACAATTTGAAAATTTAATCGAAGCGTCGCAGAGACTTCTTGTGGCTTTGCCGGTAGCTTTAGGGTTAATTTTAGTACTGCTTTATTTTACTTTTAATAGCATTAAACAAGCCGTTTTAATTTTTACTGCTATTCCGCTTTCTGCGATGGGCGGAGTTTTAGCTTTGGTTTTAAGAGGAATGCCGTTTAGTATTTCGGCAGGAATTGGGTTTATTGCTTTATTCGGAATTGCCGTTTTAAACGGAATTGTTCTGATTTCCTACTTCAATCAATTAAAAACAGAAGGTATTTCAGATCCGTTGCAGCGTGTTTATATCGGAACTAAAACCAGATTAAGACCAGTTTTAATGACCGCAGCCGTAGCTTCTTTAGGATTTTTGCCAATGGCTTTGTCTACAAGCGGTGGAGCAGAAGTGCAGAAACCTTTGGCAACTGTTGTTATTGGAGGTTTATTCTCGGCAACTTTATTAACATTAATCGTTTTGCCGATTTTGTATTTAATGTTGGAGCTTGGGTTTAACCGCAAAGAACGCTAA
- a CDS encoding DUF6660 family protein — protein MKWIAIILSVYLMALSNMPCADMEVNSAMHKTAQFSSEENHSHDKENDLCSPFCACNCCGAQVLSYQTPITFEFPQTDHLILSPLPSYNSILASNFYGSIWQPPQLG, from the coding sequence ATGAAATGGATAGCAATTATACTGTCAGTTTATTTGATGGCACTTTCGAATATGCCTTGCGCAGATATGGAAGTGAACAGTGCTATGCATAAAACAGCTCAATTTTCTTCAGAAGAGAATCATTCACATGACAAAGAAAATGATTTATGCTCGCCATTTTGTGCATGTAATTGCTGTGGGGCTCAGGTTTTAAGTTATCAAACTCCGATAACTTTTGAATTTCCACAAACTGATCATCTTATTTTAAGTCCGTTACCAAGTTACAATTCTATTTTAGCTTCTAATTTCTACGGAAGTATTTGGCAGCCGCCTCAATTAGGATAA
- a CDS encoding porin family protein, with amino-acid sequence MKKSLLILLVFFCMNEAKSQVLISLIFGDKLNSPFLEFGLEGGINLSDISNLESSGMNPGFNLGFYFDVRSKKNPAWMINTGVIVKSPMGARHIPVYSLDDVNLDNTFEGGTVNREIRYFNVPILIKYQFKNRIYVKTGPQLGLLASAFDEFTNEINKNDVTYKKKIRDEIRVIDAGIALGTGYHMNVGNGLNITIQYYYGLVPVMKGDGPNVYNRSLYLTAGIPIGKGKAAQRRAEKDAEMNKVILPEDEKN; translated from the coding sequence ATGAAAAAGAGTTTATTGATACTCCTCGTTTTCTTTTGTATGAATGAGGCGAAATCGCAGGTTTTGATATCGCTAATTTTTGGAGATAAACTTAATTCGCCTTTTTTAGAATTTGGACTTGAAGGCGGTATCAATCTTTCTGATATTTCAAACCTTGAAAGCTCTGGAATGAATCCGGGTTTCAATCTTGGTTTTTATTTTGATGTTCGATCTAAAAAAAATCCTGCTTGGATGATTAATACTGGCGTTATAGTTAAATCTCCAATGGGAGCCAGACATATTCCTGTTTATTCTTTAGATGATGTCAACTTAGACAATACATTTGAAGGCGGAACTGTTAATCGAGAAATTCGTTATTTTAATGTTCCTATTTTAATAAAATATCAGTTTAAAAACAGGATTTACGTTAAAACAGGACCACAACTCGGACTTCTTGCATCGGCTTTTGATGAATTTACAAATGAGATTAATAAAAACGATGTTACTTACAAGAAAAAAATCAGAGATGAGATTCGCGTAATTGATGCTGGAATTGCATTAGGAACTGGTTATCATATGAATGTGGGCAACGGATTGAATATCACTATTCAATATTACTACGGATTGGTACCTGTAATGAAAGGAGACGGTCCAAATGTATATAACAGATCTTTATACTTAACAGCCGGAATTCCTATTGGAAAAGGAAAAGCTGCACAAAGAAGAGCTGAAAAAGATGCCGAAATGAATAAGGTTATTTTACCTGAAGATGAGAAAAATTAA
- a CDS encoding chemotaxis protein CheB, with translation MEESKRVIKDCKVVIIGGSAGSLQALLQILPFIEDPISYAIVIVVHRKNSDEQTLEALLALKANVKVNEVEDKVAVKAGFIYIAPSNYHLLFEKNETLSLDTSEKINYSRPSIDVSFESAAEIYGSNLIGILLSGSNSDGTVGMKAIQDAGGITVVQNPLSAEMSFMPNNAILHTKPDYVLSTEEILDFIKGINKEIA, from the coding sequence ATGGAGGAAAGTAAGAGAGTAATAAAAGATTGTAAAGTAGTCATAATTGGAGGTTCTGCGGGAAGTTTGCAAGCATTATTGCAAATTTTGCCTTTTATAGAAGATCCGATTTCGTACGCCATTGTGATTGTTGTTCATAGAAAAAATTCTGACGAACAGACTTTGGAGGCTTTATTAGCTTTAAAAGCGAATGTTAAAGTAAATGAAGTAGAAGACAAAGTTGCTGTAAAAGCAGGCTTTATTTATATCGCGCCATCTAATTATCATTTATTGTTTGAAAAAAACGAAACGCTTTCATTGGATACTTCTGAAAAGATAAATTACAGCAGACCAAGTATTGATGTTTCATTTGAATCCGCGGCAGAAATTTATGGGAGCAATCTAATCGGAATTTTACTTTCTGGTTCTAATTCTGATGGAACAGTCGGAATGAAAGCTATTCAGGATGCAGGAGGAATAACGGTCGTTCAGAATCCGCTTTCTGCAGAAATGTCTTTTATGCCTAATAATGCGATTTTGCATACAAAACCAGATTATGTTTTAAGTACAGAAGAAATTTTAGATTTTATAAAGGGAATTAATAAGGAGATAGCTTAA